The following proteins are co-located in the Streptomyces sp. DT2A-34 genome:
- a CDS encoding FGGY-family carbohydrate kinase: MYVGIDVGTSTVKAAAFDPEGRELAVAARPVALALHGGVVEQDMDELYGAVVAVLREVTERAPGPVELAGLTGQGDGVWLVDAEGRPVRPAASWMDGRAHELVDRWLADGTFETVFRRTGSAMFPGCPGPLLAWLDSHEPKALDAAKAALYCKDMVFQRLTGAGPTTDVSDASMPFLDPRTRTYDNRVVELLGLTHRRGLLAPVSDPIATARTHAAGEGLPPGTRLANGPYDLPACALGAGVTRPGDGLLIVGTCLASLVATTDLDLTGEPAGLYINTDRPGHWLRAMPAMVGTAALDWVLSTTGVRHEEVDGLLAETPPGANGVRVLPYFAPSGERAPFVEPRLRAELTGVSLESTRADLVRATCEGIGYAARHCLQAAGLTGTLAVCGGGTRSPAWMRLLADVLGRPLRVVEGEVGARGAVLAAAERYGVALDVAAWTQPTAVVEPDGGRAAYYTKGYEEHLTRLAEARGRARA; the protein is encoded by the coding sequence ATGTACGTCGGTATCGATGTAGGCACGTCCACGGTGAAGGCCGCCGCGTTCGACCCCGAGGGCCGTGAACTGGCCGTCGCCGCCCGCCCGGTGGCCCTCGCCCTGCACGGCGGCGTCGTCGAGCAGGACATGGACGAGCTGTACGGCGCGGTCGTGGCCGTACTCCGCGAGGTCACGGAGCGCGCCCCGGGGCCGGTCGAGCTGGCCGGTTTGACGGGCCAGGGCGACGGCGTGTGGCTGGTCGACGCGGAGGGACGTCCGGTGCGCCCCGCCGCCTCCTGGATGGACGGCCGCGCGCACGAACTCGTCGACCGCTGGCTGGCGGACGGCACCTTCGAGACGGTCTTCCGGCGCACCGGCAGCGCCATGTTCCCGGGCTGCCCGGGCCCGCTCCTCGCCTGGCTGGACAGTCACGAGCCGAAGGCACTGGATGCCGCGAAGGCGGCCCTGTACTGCAAGGACATGGTGTTCCAGCGGCTGACGGGGGCAGGTCCGACAACGGACGTCTCGGACGCGTCGATGCCGTTCCTGGACCCCCGTACCCGGACGTACGACAACCGGGTCGTGGAACTGCTGGGCCTGACCCACCGCCGAGGCCTCCTCGCCCCCGTCAGCGACCCGATCGCGACGGCGCGGACCCACGCCGCGGGCGAGGGCCTCCCGCCCGGCACGCGCCTCGCGAACGGCCCGTACGACCTGCCGGCCTGCGCACTGGGCGCGGGGGTCACGCGACCCGGCGACGGTCTCCTCATCGTCGGCACCTGTCTGGCCAGCCTCGTCGCGACGACCGACCTCGACCTGACCGGCGAACCGGCCGGCCTGTACATCAACACGGACCGCCCGGGCCACTGGCTGCGCGCGATGCCCGCGATGGTCGGTACGGCGGCGCTGGACTGGGTGCTGTCGACGACGGGCGTCCGGCACGAGGAGGTCGACGGCCTGCTGGCCGAGACGCCCCCCGGGGCGAACGGCGTACGCGTCCTCCCGTACTTCGCGCCCTCCGGCGAACGGGCCCCCTTCGTCGAGCCCCGCCTGCGCGCCGAACTGACCGGCGTCTCCCTGGAGTCGACCCGCGCCGATCTGGTCCGGGCGACCTGTGAGGGCATCGGCTACGCGGCCCGGCACTGTCTTCAGGCGGCGGGGCTCACCGGGACGCTGGCGGTGTGCGGTGGCGGTACCCGCAGTCCTGCCTGGATGCGGCTGCTCGCCGACGTGCTCGGGCGGCCGCTCAGGGTCGTCGAGGGCGAGGTGGGCGCGCGGGGGGCGGTGCTGGCGGCGGCCGAGCGGTACGGGGTGGCGCTGGACGTGGCGGCGTGGACGCAGCCGACGGCGGTCGTCGAGCCGGACGGGGGGCGGGCGGCGTACTACACGAAGGGCTACGAGGAACACCTGACCCGGCTGGCGGAGGCGCGCGGCCGGGCACGCGCGTGA
- a CDS encoding PLP-dependent aminotransferase family protein has product MRESQTNLAGDLLLQLGQPGDGPLHERVKRALRTAIRDGRIEVGTALPPSRQLATDLGCSRWAVTEAYSQLIAEGYLEAQTGSATRVRWTNDADADSGRRAPRRDPEARFDLGPGLPDLRAFPRRRWAEAVRAQVTTTAFAEFGYPPAGGHPRLRRLLVAYLGRSRGVLATPDDVTVCTSVTDGVRRVCQALRADGITAVGCEEPGWTRLREVIRAAGLDPVPVRTDGGGLRVDDLAGHTGLRAVLTSPAHQFPLGSVLAPERRAALLQWARQVDGVVLEDDYDAEFRYDRRPVAALQGMDPSRVVLLKSLSKILSPALGIGWIVAPPRWTQYLHRSDQTATQPPTLDQLAFAGLLESGAYDRHLRACRKRYRDRRDALVQALARELPGAPVSGIAAGLHLILRMPADVDTAAVVRAAGARSLRIADLTAYHATEDHADHGLVLGYGNLADGAVNEAVHRLRAAIEECGQPAGFSLP; this is encoded by the coding sequence ATGCGGGAATCACAGACCAATCTGGCGGGGGATCTTCTGCTTCAGCTGGGGCAGCCCGGTGACGGTCCGCTGCACGAGCGGGTGAAGCGGGCGCTGCGTACGGCGATCAGGGACGGGCGCATCGAGGTAGGCACCGCTCTGCCGCCCAGCCGGCAGCTCGCCACCGATCTCGGCTGTTCGCGCTGGGCGGTCACGGAGGCGTACAGCCAGCTGATCGCCGAGGGATATCTGGAGGCGCAGACCGGCTCCGCCACCCGGGTGCGCTGGACGAACGACGCGGACGCCGACTCCGGGCGCCGCGCACCGCGCCGGGATCCCGAGGCGCGCTTCGACCTCGGGCCGGGTCTGCCGGACCTGCGCGCGTTTCCGCGCCGCCGGTGGGCCGAGGCGGTACGGGCACAGGTGACCACCACGGCGTTCGCGGAGTTCGGATACCCGCCGGCCGGCGGTCACCCCCGGCTCAGGCGGCTGCTCGTCGCCTACCTGGGCCGCTCTCGCGGCGTCCTGGCGACCCCGGACGACGTGACGGTGTGCACGAGCGTGACCGACGGGGTACGGCGCGTCTGCCAGGCCCTGCGCGCCGATGGCATCACCGCGGTCGGTTGTGAGGAACCGGGCTGGACCCGGCTGCGCGAGGTGATCCGCGCCGCCGGCCTGGACCCGGTACCGGTGCGCACGGACGGCGGGGGTCTGCGCGTCGACGACCTCGCCGGACACACCGGCCTTCGGGCCGTACTGACGAGCCCGGCGCACCAGTTCCCGCTGGGCAGCGTGCTCGCCCCCGAGCGGCGCGCCGCCCTGCTGCAGTGGGCCCGCCAGGTGGACGGCGTCGTACTGGAGGACGACTACGACGCGGAGTTCCGCTACGACCGTCGGCCGGTCGCGGCGCTGCAGGGAATGGATCCGTCTCGCGTCGTCCTGTTGAAGTCGCTCAGCAAGATACTGTCCCCGGCGCTGGGCATCGGGTGGATCGTGGCACCGCCCCGCTGGACCCAGTACCTGCACCGGTCCGACCAGACGGCGACTCAGCCGCCGACGCTCGACCAGCTCGCCTTCGCCGGACTGCTGGAGTCAGGCGCCTACGACCGCCACCTCCGGGCCTGCCGCAAGCGCTACCGCGACCGCCGCGACGCACTCGTCCAGGCCCTCGCCCGTGAACTGCCCGGCGCCCCGGTCTCCGGCATCGCGGCCGGCCTCCACCTCATCCTCCGGATGCCCGCCGACGTGGACACCGCCGCCGTGGTCAGGGCAGCGGGCGCCCGGTCGTTGCGCATCGCCGACCTCACCGCCTACCACGCCACCGAGGACCACGCCGATCACGGCCTGGTCCTCGGGTACGGGAATCTCGCGGACGGGGCGGTGAACGAAGCGGTCCACCGCCTCCGGGCGGCGATCGAGGAGTGCGGGCAGCCCGCCGGGTTCAGCCTGCCGTGA
- a CDS encoding 2-hydroxyacid dehydrogenase, with product MTEPVRIVAAGDHFVLPSLITRAVEHEAERATVKELKLGWPLEPFGPVAEVQEASDAEDEMIEALAGAEVLITQMGPVTEKVLAACPDLKLVVVCRGGPVNVNLDAAKRRDVRVCYAPGRNAAATAEFTVGLMLAALRRIPQAHDLLARQGSWEGATYYTYEHSGLELEDLPVGLVGYGAVGSRVARVLCAFGARVMVYDPYVHHHEIHGLRIGSLDELLRRSLVITLHARLTAETRGLIGARELALLPQGSVVVNAARGPLLDEEALCAALENGHVSAAALDTYVQEPLPPHSRLHALADRVVLTPHLGGASRAVAEKAAAIAAAEVGRWVRGSHSLTASPEDLSGRVRATSTPVGPRPTPVRAHQHDWADDTGREGAVGARAGGDRAKHSARRLQKARHSRPSKEVGGNVRRYRCRHVHGEGRRVRPRGP from the coding sequence ATGACCGAACCGGTACGAATTGTGGCCGCCGGTGACCACTTCGTCCTGCCGTCGCTGATCACGCGGGCGGTGGAGCATGAGGCGGAGCGGGCGACCGTGAAGGAGCTGAAGCTCGGCTGGCCGCTGGAGCCGTTCGGGCCGGTGGCCGAGGTTCAGGAGGCCAGTGACGCCGAGGACGAGATGATCGAGGCTCTGGCCGGGGCGGAGGTCCTGATCACGCAGATGGGGCCGGTTACCGAGAAGGTCCTCGCCGCCTGCCCGGATCTGAAGCTGGTCGTGGTGTGCCGGGGCGGCCCGGTGAACGTCAACCTGGACGCGGCCAAACGGCGCGACGTCCGCGTCTGCTACGCCCCCGGCCGCAACGCCGCCGCCACCGCCGAGTTCACCGTCGGCCTCATGCTGGCGGCCCTGCGCCGCATCCCCCAGGCCCACGACCTGCTGGCCCGGCAGGGGAGCTGGGAGGGGGCGACCTACTACACGTACGAGCACAGCGGCCTGGAGCTGGAGGACCTGCCGGTCGGGCTGGTCGGCTACGGGGCGGTGGGCAGCAGGGTGGCGCGCGTGCTGTGCGCGTTCGGGGCGCGGGTGATGGTCTACGACCCGTACGTCCACCATCACGAGATCCACGGCCTGCGGATCGGCTCCCTCGACGAACTCCTGCGCCGCTCCCTGGTGATCACCCTGCATGCCCGCCTCACCGCCGAGACCCGAGGCCTGATCGGCGCCCGGGAACTCGCCCTGCTGCCGCAGGGCTCGGTGGTCGTGAACGCGGCACGGGGGCCGTTGCTGGACGAGGAGGCGCTGTGCGCGGCCCTGGAGAACGGCCACGTGTCGGCGGCGGCCCTGGACACCTACGTACAGGAACCGCTCCCGCCGCACTCACGCCTGCACGCCCTGGCCGACCGCGTCGTCCTGACCCCGCACCTGGGCGGGGCGTCCCGTGCGGTGGCGGAGAAGGCGGCGGCGATCGCGGCGGCGGAGGTGGGCCGCTGGGTACGGGGGAGCCACTCGCTCACTGCCTCACCTGAGGACCTGTCGGGCCGGGTGAGAGCAACATCAACGCCGGTGGGACCCCGGCCAACGCCGGTGCGTGCCCACCAACATGACTGGGCCGACGACACCGGCCGCGAGGGAGCCGTAGGGGCGCGCGCCGGAGGCGACCGAGCCAAACATTCGGCACGCCGGCTGCAAAAAGCACGGCACAGCCGACCGAGCAAAGAAGTGGGTGGGAATGTACGTCGGTATCGATGTAGGCACGTCCACGGTGAAGGCCGCCGCGTTCGACCCCGAGGGCCGTGA
- a CDS encoding ABC transporter ATP-binding protein codes for MTELELRDLRKTYSARGRPAVDAVRGIDLALRSGELLGLLGPSGCGKSTTLRMIAGLETVTGGDILVGGASVTARPAQQRNMGVAFENYALYPPLTVAENLAFGLKARRRADRGDVDRKVKDIAERVDLTAILDARPAGLSSGQKQRVSLARALIREPDVLLLDEPLSHLDAAQRDTTRRELKRIQRDLGHTTILVTHDQEEALSLADRIAVMKDGVIQQLGTPYEIYDSPANVFVADFVGEPAINLLPGIADGDGHARLSDTLRIAVPVPVAAGREVVVGIRPEDLSLTGADGLPARVVAHEPLLESGIATLTLDGVERPLVVLTDPEVRLAHDDRVHVTADPHLTHVFDAETGDSLR; via the coding sequence ATGACCGAGCTGGAGCTACGTGACCTGCGCAAGACCTATTCGGCCCGGGGCCGCCCGGCCGTGGACGCCGTACGCGGCATCGACCTGGCCCTGCGCTCCGGCGAGCTGCTCGGCCTCCTGGGCCCGTCGGGCTGCGGCAAGTCCACCACCCTCCGCATGATCGCCGGCCTGGAGACGGTGACCGGCGGGGACATCCTGGTCGGCGGGGCGTCGGTGACCGCCCGCCCGGCACAGCAGCGCAACATGGGGGTCGCCTTCGAGAACTACGCCCTCTACCCGCCCCTCACGGTGGCGGAGAACCTGGCCTTCGGCCTGAAGGCACGGCGCCGAGCCGACCGGGGCGACGTCGACCGCAAGGTCAAGGACATCGCCGAACGCGTGGACCTCACCGCCATCCTCGACGCCCGCCCCGCCGGCCTCTCCAGCGGCCAGAAGCAACGGGTCTCCCTGGCCCGCGCCCTGATCCGCGAACCGGACGTCCTCCTCCTCGACGAGCCCCTCTCGCACCTGGACGCGGCCCAGCGCGACACGACCCGCCGCGAACTCAAGCGCATCCAGCGCGACCTGGGCCACACCACCATCCTGGTCACCCACGACCAGGAGGAGGCCCTCTCCCTCGCCGACCGGATCGCCGTGATGAAGGACGGCGTGATCCAGCAGCTCGGCACGCCGTACGAGATCTACGACAGCCCGGCCAACGTCTTCGTCGCGGACTTCGTCGGCGAGCCCGCGATCAACCTCCTGCCCGGCATCGCGGACGGCGACGGCCACGCCCGCCTCTCCGACACCCTGCGGATCGCCGTGCCGGTGCCGGTGGCGGCAGGCCGGGAGGTGGTGGTCGGCATCCGCCCCGAGGACCTGAGCCTGACCGGCGCCGACGGCCTGCCCGCCCGCGTCGTCGCCCACGAACCCCTCCTGGAGTCGGGCATCGCGACCCTCACCCTCGACGGCGTCGAACGCCCCCTCGTCGTCCTCACCGACCCCGAGGTACGCCTCGCCCACGACGACCGCGTCCATGTCACCGCCGACCCTCACCTCACCCATGTCTTCGACGCCGAGACGGGAGACTCCCTGCGTTGA
- a CDS encoding RNA-guided endonuclease TnpB family protein, translating to MNAKRAFKYRFYPTGAQAAELSRTFGCVRKVYNLALAARTEAWALRQERINYNATSAMLTAWKKTEELAYLNDVSSVPLQQALRHLQTAFTHFFAKRTKYPRFKSRKKSRKSAEYTTSAFRFRDGELTLAKMAEPLDIVWSRTLPEGAQPSTVTVSQDAAERWFVSLLVEDPAVQPLPFTETAVGVDAGSVHLLTLSTGEKITNPRHERKDRGRLSKAQRELSRKAEGDGANRAKARRKVARIHARIADRRRDTLHKLTTRLVRENQTIVIEDLTVRNLLKNGKLARAISDAAWSDFRSMLEYKAQWYGREVIAVDRWFPSSKLCSNCGRLQDTMPPHVRTWTCDCGTTHDRDENAAKNLLAAGLAVSACGAGVRPQRSTPGGQSATKQEALWRKP from the coding sequence ATGAATGCGAAGCGGGCGTTCAAGTACCGCTTCTATCCGACTGGCGCGCAGGCAGCAGAGCTGTCGCGCACGTTCGGGTGCGTGCGAAAGGTCTATAACCTGGCGCTCGCGGCCCGCACGGAAGCGTGGGCCCTGCGGCAGGAGCGGATCAACTACAACGCGACGTCGGCGATGCTGACGGCGTGGAAGAAGACCGAGGAACTGGCCTACCTCAACGACGTCTCGTCCGTCCCACTCCAGCAGGCCCTGCGGCACTTGCAGACGGCGTTCACTCACTTCTTCGCCAAGCGCACCAAGTACCCGCGGTTCAAGTCGCGGAAAAAGTCCCGCAAGTCCGCCGAGTACACCACCAGTGCGTTCCGTTTCCGTGATGGCGAGCTGACGCTGGCGAAGATGGCGGAGCCGCTCGACATCGTGTGGTCCCGCACTTTGCCCGAGGGGGCGCAGCCCTCGACGGTGACCGTGTCCCAGGACGCGGCCGAACGTTGGTTCGTGTCCCTCTTGGTCGAGGACCCGGCCGTCCAGCCGCTTCCCTTCACGGAAACGGCGGTCGGTGTGGACGCCGGATCGGTCCACCTGCTGACGCTGTCGACTGGGGAGAAGATCACCAACCCCCGGCATGAGCGCAAGGATCGTGGCCGCCTGTCCAAGGCGCAGCGAGAGTTGTCCCGCAAAGCCGAGGGCGACGGCGCCAATCGGGCCAAGGCACGGCGGAAGGTTGCCCGTATCCATGCACGTATCGCCGACCGCCGCCGCGACACGCTGCACAAGCTCACTACTCGGCTCGTTCGTGAAAACCAAACGATCGTGATCGAGGACCTCACCGTTCGGAACCTGCTGAAGAACGGCAAGCTTGCCCGCGCTATCAGTGACGCGGCATGGAGCGATTTCCGCAGCATGCTCGAGTACAAGGCTCAGTGGTACGGCCGCGAAGTAATCGCTGTCGACCGCTGGTTCCCCTCCTCCAAGCTGTGCTCGAATTGCGGACGGCTCCAGGACACGATGCCGCCGCACGTTCGCACTTGGACGTGCGACTGCGGCACGACCCACGACCGCGACGAGAACGCGGCGAAGAACCTTCTGGCCGCCGGGCTGGCGGTGTCGGCCTGTGGAGCCGGTGTAAGACCTCAACGGAGCACTCCGGGCGGGCAGTCGGCGACGAAGCAGGAAGCCCTGTGGCGTAAGCCGTAG
- the pepN gene encoding aminopeptidase N, producing the protein MPGENLSRDEARERAALLSVDGYEVSLDVRSAVGDGEFASQAPRTFRSVTTIRFRCAEPGATSFADLIAPSVTAVSLNGRDLDPSEVFDGSRITLEDLAADNELVVDAQCAYSRTGEGLHRFVDPEDGEVYLYTQYEPADSRRVFANFEQPDLKAPFRFEVRAPEGWTVWSNGAGELADGVWRFAETKPISTYITCIVAGPYHYVTDSYSRTFADGTTLQIPLGAMCRKGLAPYFDADDVFLVTKQGLDFFHDHFDYPYPFGKYDQAFVPEYNLGAMENPGMVTFREEFIFRGKVTRAAYEGRANVILHEMAHMWFGDLVTMVWWDDLWLKESFADFMGTFANVGATRFKDAWITFANRRKAWAYRADQLPSTHPITADIRDLQDAKLNFDGITYAKGASVLKQLVAYVGQDAFLEGARRYFKRHAYGNTRLGDLLSVLEETSGRDMGAWARAWLQTAGVNSLTPQVLLDTEGRVDELAVVQEAAESHPELRPHRVAVGLYRRGAEGALERYAQAEVDVDGPRTVVAELAGAEAPELVLVNDDDLTYCKTRFDETSLATLREHLGSVTDPLARALCWSALWNMTRDALLPARDFVDLVLRFAGRESDIGVLQMLHAWANSSLVHYVAPGWRPTGEQLLAEGALRELRAAAPGSEQQLAWARFFASVASGPQDLGLLRGLLEGTEKIEGLDVDQELRWAFLEPLAAHGVIDGSVLVAELARDDTASGKRHQVRCLAARPSEAVKAQAWVQVVESDVLSNALVEATISGFTQPSQRELLAPYADKYFAAIERVWAERSIQIGMDVVRGLFPGLQQSQATLDATDAWLAAHEDAAPALRRLVLEARDDLARGLRGQACDAAASTA; encoded by the coding sequence GTGCCCGGTGAGAATCTGTCCCGTGACGAGGCCCGGGAGCGGGCCGCCCTGCTGTCCGTCGACGGGTACGAGGTGTCCCTCGACGTCCGTTCCGCCGTGGGCGACGGGGAGTTCGCAAGTCAGGCGCCGCGCACCTTCCGCTCGGTCACCACGATCCGCTTCCGCTGCGCCGAGCCCGGTGCCACCAGCTTCGCGGACCTGATCGCGCCGAGTGTGACGGCCGTCTCCCTCAACGGCAGGGACCTGGACCCGAGCGAGGTCTTCGACGGCTCGCGGATCACCCTGGAGGACCTGGCCGCCGACAACGAACTCGTCGTCGACGCCCAGTGCGCCTATTCCCGCACCGGCGAGGGCCTGCACCGCTTCGTCGACCCCGAGGACGGCGAGGTCTACCTCTACACGCAGTACGAGCCGGCCGACTCCCGCCGGGTCTTCGCGAACTTCGAGCAGCCGGATCTCAAGGCCCCGTTCCGCTTCGAGGTGCGGGCGCCCGAGGGGTGGACGGTGTGGAGCAACGGGGCGGGTGAACTCGCCGACGGTGTCTGGCGGTTCGCGGAGACCAAGCCGATCTCGACGTACATCACGTGCATCGTGGCCGGTCCGTACCACTACGTGACGGACTCGTACTCCCGCACGTTCGCCGACGGCACGACGCTTCAGATCCCGCTCGGCGCCATGTGCCGCAAGGGCCTGGCCCCCTACTTCGACGCCGACGACGTCTTCCTGGTCACCAAGCAGGGCCTGGACTTCTTCCACGACCACTTCGACTACCCGTACCCCTTCGGGAAGTACGACCAGGCGTTCGTGCCCGAGTACAACCTCGGCGCGATGGAGAACCCGGGGATGGTGACCTTCCGGGAGGAGTTCATCTTCCGCGGCAAGGTGACGCGGGCGGCGTACGAGGGCCGGGCCAACGTCATCCTGCACGAGATGGCGCACATGTGGTTCGGCGACCTGGTCACCATGGTGTGGTGGGACGACCTGTGGCTGAAGGAGTCCTTCGCGGACTTCATGGGCACCTTCGCGAACGTGGGCGCGACCCGCTTCAAGGACGCCTGGATCACCTTCGCCAACCGTCGCAAGGCCTGGGCGTACCGCGCCGACCAGCTGCCCTCCACCCACCCGATCACCGCCGACATCCGCGACCTGCAGGACGCCAAGCTCAACTTCGACGGCATCACGTACGCCAAGGGCGCCTCCGTCCTGAAGCAGCTGGTGGCCTACGTCGGCCAGGACGCGTTCCTGGAGGGCGCGCGGCGCTACTTCAAGCGGCACGCCTACGGCAACACGCGCCTGGGTGATCTGCTGTCGGTGCTGGAGGAGACCAGCGGGCGGGACATGGGCGCGTGGGCGCGGGCATGGCTGCAGACGGCGGGCGTGAACTCGCTGACCCCGCAGGTGCTGCTGGACACCGAGGGCCGCGTCGACGAGCTGGCGGTGGTGCAGGAGGCGGCGGAGTCACACCCCGAGCTGCGCCCGCACCGGGTCGCCGTGGGCCTGTACCGGCGGGGCGCGGAGGGGGCGCTGGAGCGGTACGCGCAGGCCGAGGTGGACGTCGACGGTCCGCGCACGGTCGTGGCGGAGCTGGCGGGCGCCGAGGCCCCGGAGCTCGTGCTCGTGAACGACGACGACCTGACGTACTGCAAGACCCGTTTCGACGAGACGTCCCTGGCGACGCTGCGGGAGCACCTGGGCTCGGTGACCGACCCGCTCGCCCGTGCCCTGTGCTGGTCGGCGCTGTGGAACATGACGCGGGACGCGCTGCTGCCGGCGCGGGACTTCGTGGACCTGGTGCTGCGGTTCGCGGGGCGCGAGTCGGACATCGGCGTGCTGCAGATGCTGCACGCGTGGGCGAACTCGTCGCTGGTCCACTATGTGGCGCCCGGGTGGCGTCCGACCGGCGAACAGCTGCTCGCCGAGGGCGCGCTGCGGGAGCTGCGGGCCGCCGCGCCGGGCAGCGAGCAGCAGCTGGCGTGGGCGCGGTTCTTCGCGTCGGTGGCGTCGGGGCCGCAGGACCTGGGGCTGCTGCGGGGTCTGCTGGAGGGCACGGAGAAGATCGAGGGCCTGGACGTCGACCAGGAGCTGCGCTGGGCGTTCCTGGAGCCGCTGGCCGCGCACGGGGTGATCGACGGGTCGGTGCTGGTCGCCGAACTCGCCCGCGACGACACGGCGTCCGGCAAGCGCCACCAGGTCCGCTGCCTCGCCGCGCGGCCGTCGGAGGCGGTGAAGGCTCAGGCATGGGTGCAGGTCGTCGAGTCGGACGTGCTGTCCAACGCACTGGTCGAGGCGACCATCTCCGGCTTCACCCAGCCCTCGCAGCGGGAACTGCTCGCGCCGTACGCCGACAAGTACTTCGCGGCGATCGAGCGGGTGTGGGCCGAGCGGTCGATCCAGATCGGCATGGACGTGGTCCGGGGCCTGTTCCCGGGGCTCCAGCAGTCGCAGGCCACGCTGGACGCGACGGACGCGTGGCTCGCGGCCCACGAGGACGCGGCGCCGGCGCTGCGGCGGCTGGTGCTGGAGGCGCGGGACGACCTGGCGCGAGGGCTGCGGGGGCAGGCGTGTGACGCGGCGGCGTCAACCGCATAA
- a CDS encoding DsbA family protein — translation MSDKTPVDFWFDPLCPWAWMTSRWVLEVEKLREIEVRWHLMSLAVLNEDKLDELPEQYRELLETKAWGPVRVVIAAQEEHGAKVLGDLYTALGTRIHNKEEGPGKETVAAALKDVGLPDSLMEHWDSTPYEPQLRASHKEGIEKVGQEVGTPVIAVPGADGEQIAFFGPVVTPAPKGEDAAKLWDGTLAVASVPGFYEIKRTRTKGPDFSNL, via the coding sequence ATGTCGGACAAGACCCCCGTCGACTTCTGGTTCGACCCCCTGTGCCCCTGGGCCTGGATGACCTCGCGCTGGGTGCTGGAGGTGGAGAAGCTCCGCGAGATAGAGGTCCGCTGGCATCTCATGAGCCTGGCCGTCCTCAACGAGGACAAGCTCGACGAACTGCCCGAGCAGTACCGCGAACTGCTCGAGACCAAGGCATGGGGTCCCGTCCGGGTCGTCATCGCGGCACAGGAGGAGCACGGCGCCAAGGTGCTCGGCGACCTCTACACCGCGCTCGGCACCCGCATCCACAACAAGGAGGAGGGCCCGGGCAAGGAGACCGTCGCCGCCGCCCTGAAGGACGTCGGCCTGCCGGACTCCCTCATGGAGCACTGGGACAGCACGCCCTACGAGCCGCAGTTGCGCGCCTCCCACAAGGAGGGCATCGAGAAGGTCGGCCAGGAGGTCGGCACCCCCGTCATCGCCGTCCCCGGCGCCGACGGCGAGCAGATCGCGTTCTTCGGCCCGGTCGTCACCCCCGCCCCCAAGGGCGAGGACGCCGCGAAGCTGTGGGACGGCACCCTCGCCGTGGCCTCCGTACCGGGGTTCTACGAGATCAAGCGCACCCGTACCAAGGGGCCGGACTTCAGCAACCTTTAG
- a CDS encoding glycerophosphodiester phosphodiesterase family protein, translating to MHPRRRSLLLAAVGTTAAATVPTTATAAGDSRPPGRPVVIGHRGAAGWRPEHTAASYTYAVQSGADWIEPDLVPTKDHVLVVRHENEISQTTDVASHPEFADRRTTKTVDGRSVTGWFTEDFTLAELKSLRAVERLPLVRNRNTVFDGREEVLTFQEVVDLARRLSKAYGRTVAVFPETKHPTYFRGLGLPLEPRLAEVIRRSRLGRRECVVQSFEPTSLQRIAAERLGVPLWQALGTTGGPYDLVSAGDPTTYRDMMTPAGLARIAEYAEWIGPDKSSLVGTPVLADAHAAGLRVGPYTFRAENQFLPADFRRGTGANDFGDAFGEYAVYYGMGVDAVVTDFPDLAVMARRG from the coding sequence ATGCACCCGAGACGTAGATCCCTGCTGCTCGCGGCCGTCGGCACCACGGCGGCCGCCACCGTGCCCACGACGGCGACCGCGGCCGGCGATTCCCGCCCTCCAGGGCGGCCGGTCGTCATCGGCCACCGCGGCGCCGCGGGCTGGCGCCCCGAACACACGGCGGCTTCCTACACATACGCCGTGCAGAGCGGCGCCGACTGGATAGAACCGGACCTCGTCCCGACGAAGGACCACGTCCTGGTCGTCCGGCACGAGAACGAGATCTCGCAGACGACGGACGTGGCGTCGCACCCGGAGTTCGCGGACCGCCGTACGACGAAGACGGTGGACGGGCGGTCGGTGACCGGCTGGTTCACGGAGGACTTCACGCTGGCGGAGCTGAAGTCGCTGCGGGCGGTGGAGCGGCTGCCGCTGGTCCGCAACCGCAACACCGTGTTCGACGGCCGCGAGGAGGTGCTCACCTTCCAGGAGGTGGTCGACCTCGCGCGCCGGCTGTCGAAGGCATACGGCCGTACGGTCGCCGTCTTCCCGGAGACGAAGCACCCGACGTACTTCCGCGGGCTGGGCCTGCCCCTGGAGCCGAGGCTGGCGGAGGTGATCCGCCGCAGCCGCCTGGGCCGGCGCGAGTGTGTCGTGCAGTCCTTCGAGCCGACGAGCCTGCAGCGGATCGCGGCCGAGCGGCTGGGGGTGCCGCTGTGGCAGGCGCTGGGGACGACGGGTGGGCCGTACGACCTTGTCTCGGCCGGTGATCCGACGACGTACCGGGACATGATGACGCCGGCGGGGCTGGCGCGGATCGCCGAGTACGCGGAGTGGATCGGGCCGGACAAGTCGTCGCTCGTCGGCACACCGGTCCTCGCGGACGCCCATGCGGCGGGGCTGCGGGTGGGGCCGTACACCTTCCGGGCGGAGAACCAGTTCCTGCCTGCGGACTTCCGGCGCGGTACCGGAGCGAACGATTTCGGGGACGCCTTCGGGGAGTACGCGGTGTACTACGGGATGGGAGTCGACGCGGTGGTGACCGACTTCCCCGATCTGGCGGTGATGGCTAGGAGGGGCTGA